ATTCTTTAGATGCCTATGGCGTTGCGCTTCGCCAAAAGCTCTTCCATCAAAAGCAATCTCTTCGGCCTGTTTTTTCAAGTTAATAAATGTATCAATAGGGTACCCTTCAGCTAGACGCTCAACAACCCAACTTTTTGTTGTATTTTCCCGTAGAGGTTTTGTGTCTCCTGCTAAGGCGAGACATGACCAAAGTCGGGTTTCGCGAAGTGAGGCTGGTGCGTCATTCTTTAACCATTCGCACAAACCCGGAAGAATTGTTCCAATTCTAGAAATATGGTCTTTTTCAGCTAAAACAAATACGACTAAACTTTCATGGAATGGGCAAAATCCAGCAGCACTTTCGTACAGGAGGTGCTGGACGCCAGTGAAATCTGGCACTGGGTATTCACTTGCAATAACTTTATTGAACAAGTCAAAAGGCCAGAATTGAGTTAGTTCGCAGCAGATATGTAGAATATCTTTTTGCTGAGTAGAAAGATTAATCCATAAACCTTTGTAGTATGTCTCGATGTGATGACTTTTGCATTCCGGCAATTCCTTTATGCGCCATTCTGTGGGGAATTTATTGTTAACGGCAAAGTATTCACAGGAATAGATCATTTGCAGTGGGTAGCCTGCTGTTTTGTCGTGCAAAGCCAAGGCACTTTTTTTCAGTAAATCAATGGGGTCTTGGTTGTCTGGAGCATCCGCAAACCGACCTTCTTCATACTGACTTTCCATGTAATTAAAGATTGCGTTTTCATTCATCAAAGGCAGTTCGTACCAGTTCTCCCTAGGACTTAATTGAACTAACCGATCAGGTAGCATTTTATCTTCAACAGGCTGGGTACCGACGACTATAATCGTATTGTCTACGGCAGGAAGTAACTGTTTAAAAAGATCATCTAATGGGGCCTTATCTTTATAATTATCTCTCCAGACATGATCTAAGCCATCAACGATTATTATAAGTGGAACACCCTTTTCTTTAAAATAGGCTGCACATGATTTTAGTTTGGCTGATAATTGAACACTTAAATCATGAGAGTCATTTAATTGGACTGCTTTTGAGTATTTGTACTCCATCTGATTAATAAGAGATGATGCCACTACAGATGGCGTAAGGCGATTGTCTGTTCTATCGTCAAGAGATAGGAAATAATGATGTCTTATGACTGGGATCTTCCTTTTTTCTAGGTCCCTGTACAAATAGCTAAGATATGTGCTTTTCCCGCAGCCGGGTGCTCCACTAAGAACAATTAACTTTCCTGCGGCTAAAGTTATTGCCTCTACTAAGTTGTCATGAAAATAAGCGTCTGGAAGATTGTAATTGTCAGGAACTAAAAACGATTGTGAAATCGGTTCTGGTTTTGATACGGATAAAATTTTATGAATATCTTTCAGGCGAATCCACCCATCCTGCGAAGGGATTCCTTTGAACTTTGCCCAGTTATTTGCTGCGTTAAAAAGTCTACAGTATCCATCAAGATTTGAAAATTTGGAAAAGCGTTCTATCAGTTCATTTTCAAGATTTTTATAACTTTTGCTGCTGTGCTTTATTGTTAGGATGTCAAAAAGATCTTGGACTTTTTCTTCACTGCCTAGCTGAGTTTCAATTTGCTCTTTAATGTCTTGCGGAATACGCCGAAATATAATTCTATTTCCATAAAGGCATGTTTCCACCGAACTATTAGGGGGTTTATTCGTTAACAAGACAACTTTTCCAAGTTTGTCTGGAGCTACGGATTTTATGGCCTTATATAATTTTTGCAGCAAAGAAGTTGAACGGGAGGTCTTACCGGATTTTTTGAGTAACCATTCCCAAGTAATTTTGTTATCTTCTTTGTCTGGATTTGGAGTAAATTTAACTTGATAGTAATCTTGCTTGCCGCCCTCTCTAATGCAGGTGATGTCATCTATCCCTTTAGGCGCATCTGTTTCTTTGTCTGCTTCAAAAAGTACTCTTTCGTATCTACTGGGTGATTCAATCCAATCGGCTAATAATTTAATCCCATGTAATGTTTGATAATCATAGCCAGTATATGTGATTGCACTGGTTTTCACTTGATCACGCGCCATTTTCAATTCCTTTTATTCTAAGTGGGGTAGCTTCTGTGTTTTTTTGTTTTTTATTCTTTTAATTATTGTCTTGCAAGCATGTATGCAATTAGGCTTCAGTCTTTTGTTTTAATTTTAGGGTGTTGTTGCGAGTGTGTGCGTTGGATTGTTTGGTGCCGTGGGAAATATATGCTATAATATACCCATGAAAAACTATCGAATTACACGTGATATGTTTTTCTCCAATTCTCAGACAAATCTCCTGCTTAAAACCTGTCAGCAAATGTCTAAAGGCCAGCCGGATCGTGTAACGCGAATCTGGCGAGTCAGGTATATGCTTGCGCTCCTCGCGCTACGTAGCGGGTTGAGAGTCAGTGAGATTGCGGCCTTGAGCATTGGAGATTTGTTTCTTGAAGGCAACAAAGAACACTACCTGATCGTCCAGAGGGGCAAAGGAGGCAAAAGACGTGATGTTTATCTTGATGACAAGCTGACTCGTGAAATTCGCAAATTTATCAAGCAAAAGGAAAAATGGAGGGAATCCACCTCCCTAAGATCTCCTCTTTTTGCCGGAAGGGCGGGCAAGAACTACACAACAACGGCTTTGCACATAAGTTTTAAGGAAATTCTTAAAACCGCTGGATTGCCCAAGCAATACTCTATTCACAGCTGTCGTCATACCTACGCGACCATGATTTTGGCGAAAAGCTGCAACCTTCGCTTTGTCCAGAAGCAGCTGGGTCACGCCAGCATCAATATGACCGCACATTATGCGGATGTCCTGCCGGAACTAAATCAGGCTCTGGCGAATACCATTCTTAATTAACTGTTAACCGCACAGGATGCGCTTTTACCCGACTTGCCGGGGGCTTTACGTGCGTCCTGTGCAGGAGGTCCCTATGTGGAATGAACCATCTGTTGAACGTCTGTCCCGGATACCCAAGTTCTACGAAACAGAGGATATTGAGGTCAAAGAGAAGCTTATTTACCTACATTTCTTCATCGGTGGCTGTGATTGGTATGTTGCCGAGTTTGACGGTGATGATACCTTCTTCGGCTATGCAATTCTTAATCAGGACTACCAGAACGCCGAGTGGGGGTATTTTTCCTTTGAAGAGTTGAAAACCCTACGAGTCGGGGGAAGTGAGGTGGATTGCGAGTTGGAAAGGTTTTGGCAGCCAAGAAAGGCCAAAGATGTGCCTGAAATCTGGAGGAAAGCCTAATGGATGCCAGAGACATGGAAGACCTGATCATAAGCCTGTTTGACCCCCAGTTGACCGTAGCGGAAAAGGTTCAACTGGTTCAGGAAAACCCGGTTGTATCATGCTGTTCTTGCGATAATGCCGGGGCCTTATGTGAGTATGGGGCGGTTGTAAGCTTCTCGTGCGGTGATACTTTTTTGCTGCACATAATCCCGATTGATCAAGACCGTGGCTAAACCATATCAGCAGGGCTATCTAGATGGCCTGTGCGGGGTATACAGTCTGATAAATTCGATCAGGTTGTTATACCCACGCACAGGCTTTGTTCGTAGCCAAGAATTGTTCTCTGAGTGTCTAGAGTGGCTTGATAAGCGAGCGTCTTTGCCTTGCATACTTACAGAGGGGATGAACATAAATATGGTCGTAGGGCTCTCCAGAGAGGTCTTTGAGCCGAGGTTCCCCGATGTTAGTCGAAGGCGGCCTTTTTACCGTAAGCATGTTGACCTTGATACTTACTGGTCCGATATGGAAACTTGGCTCTCCGCAGGACCTTCAGCGATCTTTCTGTGTCTGGAATCGTGGGAGTGGTCCCATTGGACTGTCGTTTCCGAGGTTCAGAAGCATAGGCTGGTCTTATCTGATTCATCAGGGCGAAAGTTTACCTATAGAAGACATTGCTCTGTTGAGGAAATTTCCGAGGAGAGCCCTATTTGTCTGCATCCACCGGGAACTTTGGTTTTTATGCGGGATTAATACGGAATTTTTTAAAAAACCTCCTTGGATTTTGCTCTCCCAAATAAAATTAAATATCGAGGTTAAGCGCGCTCTTTTTACAGGAAAACTAGGGATTCTGTCATTCAGCCAAGGAATCCCTAGTTTTAAATGTTAAATGGAGTCTAGGTTTAAACCTCCAAAGCCTCTAATCTTCTTATATCCAAGGGCTTCAGCTCGCTTTTGCCAGCTTTTTGCTGCATTTCCCCTCGATTTTAAGACCCTTTGCATAAGAGGGCTCATGGGTTTGGATGTTGTTTTATATTTTGAAATGTTTGTCTTGAGAGCTTCTCTTGCTCGCCTGTATTCCGTCTGAAAAATTCCTATGTCATTTAATTCTTGCTGTTTTTGGATTGGTGTTATTGCTTGCGGCCCGTTGTGACATTTATAAGTCCGAATTGAGCTGAATTGCATCCGACCTTTAAGGAGCTCTTTAAATCGCGGGTTTGTAATAAATTCATGTAGTTGTGTTAAACCTAAATTTCTAAACCGGGTGTCTTTGTTGGCAATTTTAAACTCGACACGGACAAGATTAATATGTTGACGGTCCCAACTTGAATTATTGGCCCCGTCAATTTTTTTGTACATCTCATCTCCCCTCTCATAGATATTTACGCCTCCTGTTTCGCCTTTGTTGGCGATTCTGAGTCCCCTGTTGCTGGGTAAACCTGTTTCCTCCAATGGAATGCCTCCATATAGAGTTACTTCTCCTCTCATGTGGCTAACGTAGGTGTGCTCGCAAAGAAGGTCAAAGACCTCCGCTGCGCTCTCGGGACTTTTGCATATGAAATCTGTTGCGTATTCAGCTTCAGAGACTACGACATTGGCGAAGGACTTATCCAGTAATGAGAGAAATTCTGGAGAACTATCTGTTGTGTCCAGAAGCATCGGTTTGTAGCCAATCGTGGAGTCTAAGCGTAATGCCGCTCTTTCTCCGTTGGGGCCGTGAATATATTGAATGCTTTTGTGGTCAGAACCCCAAGAATTATTCGGGAGTTTAGGTGAAAATGTTATCTGTGGTGGTCTTTCCTCACTGAACTCCTTTGCGGACATCCTCACTCTGTGCAAATGCGTGTGAACACGTTTTATGCCGTCAGTGATTTGTCCAATTTGTTTATCTGAAAATTTACTACTATTTTTATTTTGGATTTTTTTCTTTTTCATATACGTATTATCCATATACCCCCTCCCTATTAGAGAGGGGGTATGTATACTATATAACTAAGTAATATATACAGTACAAAAAGGGTTGTTCTTTGTGTTTTTTCTTTTCAAACTGTAACTTATAATTATGCTGCGATTCTGGTGTTGCATATTAAGATGATAGATTGATTTTCTTGATTTCTTTATCTTGCAGTTTTTTCCCTTTACGCAATTCCCTGATGATTTTTTTTCTTTTTTTGATGGGAAATTTAGGGTGCGACATATGATATAATGTAGTAGGTCTAATTCCTTCAGTAGATTTTGCTTTGGGGAAAGCTCTGAATACGTCCATACATTTGTAAGCATATGAAATTCCGAAAGGGAATTCCTTCTTGATTGTGTTGCAAAAATCTCTATTGCTTTCTTTTTTTAATCTTGTGAGATGTCTACCGAGCCTATATGTGTGTTTGTGTTTATTTTTATAGAGCTGGAGTATTTTTTTCTTAGTTCTGTCGATGCTGAATTCTTTTTTCATTTTTACCCTCTCTTGTGTGGTTAGATTGTTTGTGATGACTTTCGCGGGAGTTTTGTATGTGCGAAAACTCCTGTCCGTTGAGTCTTATCTATTTACAATATCCGACACGGAGCTGCATCTGGGCTAAAGAGAACGCACTAGTTTAATTGAAATAAACTAGTGCGTAATTAGAGAGGTCTGTGGTTTTTTCGTTATTTATATTGAGGGTTTATCTCTCGTGTAAAAGAAGTGAAAAAAATAAGGAAAATGCGAGACGAGAAGATTGTGGGTAGAAGACCTGAGTCTGTTAACTGGGAGAATATTTCTTGTTCATCTTCTGGGTTGTCTCGAAAAGATGTTTCCGCAGTCCCTGCGGTTCGAGTAACTCAACATCGTTGCCTAAGCTAAGTATCCATGCGGTAACTTCGTGGTATGACTGTGCTGAAAGGGTTAGGATAACACCGCCGTCCTGCTGTGGCTCAATATGCTGATCTGTACTCCATTGCCGTTCGCGGATGTATGGTGCTGTGGATTTATTAATGCGAACTTTCACTTCAAAGGGGTCTTCAATATCAAATCCGAAGTAGGGAAGGGGCTCCCGTTCCTTGGTTCCGAAGTTGAATTGAATCCCGGTGGTAGAGATCCTGTGAATCCTGTGTATCGCTAAAGTCTGCTCGTGTTTGATTTCGTGGGGTGGGTGTTCGTGAAGTTTCCAGCCTTCTACATATAGGGTTGCGTTTCTGGAGTGAATTTTATCCGGGGCGAAGTATCGGCTCTGTGGTTCTGTTGCCCCGGCGCGAGTGTAGGAAATTTGGCAAATTTCATTATTTTCTATGCATTCCAGAAGAAGTGAAATTTCATCCTGAAATTTATCATAATTAATCACTCCCCGGTCATTGCTGAAGAAAGAGGTTGTCTTGTGCTTTGTCGGCTCGGTGTTGCTTGGAACAAAAGACTCTGCACTTATGAGTGCCTGTTCAATTTCGTGCTTGATGCCCTGCGGCAAGATGTCGGAGACCATGTCTTTGCACATATTCAGGTAGCGGATGTCCTCAGCTTTCAGGGATACATTCATGCTCTCTTTCCGGGCTTCTATCCAGAACCAACGCCTGCCGTTCTCCATCTCAGTCATCAGGGGAAGGGTATGAGTGCGTTCTATGGTTTCCACCATCCTCAAAATCGTCTGTTTTGAGCAATCAAATTTATCCGCCAGAGAGGATAGATTGTATTTACGTCCTGTGAAAAGTAGCAGTCCGTAAAGGCCTAGGATTTTCTCCGATGGGCTTGCGTCATCATTGAATTTTTTTGCCATAATTATCCCTTTAAAATTTTACCGTTCCGGGAATTGGAACGCTCCTTTTTTATATCCCAAATATGGCTTGCAAACAAGCTGAGTGAGTTTGGTTGGACTGAGGAGTTCTTCTTTTACAGGGTATTGAAGGGTGAGCTTAGTCCGTTGTGCGAAGCTGAATGAATTTTTAAGGAGAAATATTAAAATGAAAAAGGTAATTTCCGCGATCATGATGCTAACTGTTTTAGCTGGCCTTCAGGCCTGCACTTCCTCGGCTATTGATACTGTTAAAGGAGGGACTTTGACCTTGGACAGCTCGCTTTCAGTCGGTCAGGCCTTTGAGAATTATAGCTACTTCAAAATTACTAGCTGGGATTCTTATGAAGACAACAGGGGAAGGCAGATTGTCGAATTCAAAGGGGTGATGGATTATGGCAAGTTTGTTGGGGCGAATTATGGAGGTTCTATCCTCAGTCCTGAAATTGTCACCAAGGCAAAAAAGAACATGGAAAACATGGAGATGTCTGTTCTTGCTCAGTTTGCAGTTAAAGGAAATCGCTTTTTACTGATTTTCAGTGGCATAAATGTTGGACGGGTGGATGAAAACGGCAAGCTTCATCAGAAAAAAATTCCCGACACGAGGATGGAAACTATTGAGGCTGTTTATAGAAATGAACCGCTTGAGCTTGTATCAATTATGCTTTTGAATTTTTGTAGTAAATAAAGCCAGATAAAAGTCTATTTAAAATAAGTAAGGCTCCCTTGGATATTCCGGGGGAGCCTGTTTTAGTCTGTAATCTACAAATTTATTAAGTTGTAATGATTGTGAAGAATATATGGGTGTCTTTTAACAAGCTAGAAGCCGAAGAATCTCGCAATAGATTTAAATATTCCAGCACGTTTTTCATTTGGTTTGTCTTGGCGGCCGTCTTTGTTCTGTGTTTCTTCCATGCTTGTATCATGCTGTTTGTAATGCCGATTCTTATTCAGCTGGTCATGGAACCGTCCAGCATCAATAGCTTTCTGGGACATATTACCTGCCCATACAATTTTGCTGTTTTTAATGAAGTAATGCGACCTGCACTGATAGCTCCAATTTCCGATTGAAGGAGACAGGGAAACGCTCTCTCCATCGTATGTTAATTTCCAGTCTGTAGGAGTGAAAGGAGTCACAACTTCTTGCCCGCAACCGCAGGCACACTTGTGAGAGGCGGTTGCAAATTCCATTGAAATATAAAGTGTCCCTTCTTCTATTTCAGTTGGGATAAATTCGCAGAATTGAATTTTAAGCTGCTTGGTTGCCATCGTCTTTCTCATCCGTGTCTAATAGGGCGCAATTTGTTGAATACGTCAGATGGTGTTCGTGTTCTAAATCTTGGTAGAATCCACTGAGCTGTTTCCATTTGATGACTGCGAGGCACGCATTTAATGCATTCAGCTCAGCAATTTGAATGTTGCTGGCATATTCTCCTCCTGCGACAGCTTCACCCATTGATACTCGTGTCGCAATATGGTCACTTTTGCTTTTCGTGCAGGTTGTAACTCGGCAGGTTCCCAAAAGTTCCTGACCTACGAGATGTACGTCCATCCCAACGTCTATGACTGTTGAGCTCGTATTGATTAAGGCATCGAAAATGTGTTTTTTGCATCGCCCATCGTCAACACACATGAACACATAGTCAAAGCCATTGAGTTCCTTGACTGAATTTAGGGAAATCATTTTTTTATGTACAATTATTCCCTTGCGCATTTTCGAGTACATTGTGGCTAAGTAGTCTACCTTTTTCATGCCTTGACTTAGTTCTTCAAATGAAGCTGCTCCCGGACACCTGAAAGCATTGTGTGAGAGAAAATCGTCAGCATCGAAAAGGTGTATCTCGCATACAGGGGTTTTAGCTACGAAGTCTAAAACATACGCACCCGTACCGCCCGATCCGACGATAGCTATACGCTGTGCTTTCAAACTCTCAGACAAGACTTGAATGCCTGCACGGCTCGAAGCGGTGTCAATATAATTGAAGACCGACTCCTCATTCATGGGCTTAATGGGAGCATATGTTCGGGGTGTTACGGTGCTTTCCAAAGCCATCGCTGGATGGGATATGATTTTTACGTACTGTTCCATTTTGGCGAAGTAGTTTTCATATCCTGCACTTGGTTTATTGGAAAACGAATGATCAGCCTCCACGTTAGGGGCTAAAGTTTTCTTCCCACTTGAGTGACGTATTGCTTCAATGGGTGTCCCCTTTTCAGAGCATGGGAACTCTCCTTGAAAGTATATCACGTGGTTATCTGGCTTGGCTGTTTTATCTCCACACAGGGTAAGTGTAGAAATAAGGGTTCCAAATTTAATTTCCTTTTGTGCGGAGACGTAAGGGATGGAATGAAGCAGAAGGTGTCCATTCTTTATTTCGACTTCGTACCCTTCATCTCTCAACCGCTTGAGGTCAGGACTAAGATTTATCAGTTTTTGTGACATTGATGATCATCCTCTCGCTAATAATGATGGTTTGGCCTTCGACAAGACTTCCTTGGGGGTTTTCTTCAGGACCATTCTTGAAAACAATGGTGTGAATTGTGTTGGGAGCAGGCTGAACATTAGGGAAAGCCAACTGAACGAGCTCAGTAAAGGAAAGAGAACGTTTGTTGATTTCGTGAGGGCGTCCATTAATAATGATAGTGATACTGACTTGTTCAGTATAAAAACGTTCAAGACCGGGGGTATCAAGCCTGACTTCTTCACGATTTGAGATAATTTGATCTTCACCCTTGCCGCGAACATTCATCCAAACATCATATGTGTCAGGTGCAACGTCAGCGAACTTTTTAAGTCTCCGGCCTGTAATTACAGGGGCTCCCCATTCAAATTTTCTTCCATCAACGGTGAAACGGTATGATTCTGCACTTCGGAAAGTTTTAAATCTTTCAAGCCCCGGCTGGCTTAAGTCTACACTTTCTTCGAGACGGATTTCCTCGAACTGACCATCTTTCAGTTTCTGGTAAATGATGTGTTCATCAAGAGGATGTTTGTGGGCGATTGTTAAAAGTTGATGGCCTGTGACCATCGTCTCGCCGAATTCAAACATAGAATCATCAATTTTAACTTTAAAGCATGTCTGATCAGGGGTCATAAATATTTTTCCTTGGCAAAACTTGCCTGTTTGACAACTATTAATTAGTCATGAATATAGTTGTCGTGATTAAAAGGTCCTTCTATCTTTTATGCGCACAGAATGGCGAGTGCGGACAAAAAAAATAAAAATTTGTCCGCTACTCTTAAAATATGCGCATAGTTTATAAGAGAGTGCTAAAATTTAGGCACAACTTAGGTAACGAATACCTCGAGGATAGACACTAATGGATGATCCCAGAAAAAGACTTCAATACGTTAATGATTTTGAACAGGCTCTTAAAAGTCTAACCGCTGAAGATATAAAGGCGATTGATTTAGCTGCCTTCAAATTCGCTGAATCTGTTGCAATTTCTCCAGATTGGCTTGTTCGAGAAGCAATTAAACGGACAGTACGAGGAACACGCAAGTGGCCTCCAAAGAACGATATTTCGCTACGGGCTTTTTTATGTGGCGTGATGAAAAGTATAAAAAATGAAGTATGTAGCAATCTGCCCGGAGCTATAGAGTGTCATTACACACAGCTTAAATCTCATCCTGTACCCCCTGAAGAAGAAATAATTATAAAAGAGCGAGAAGCTTGGGCACAGCAAGTAATCGAGTCAGCCTTTGATCACTTTTCTAATGATGAAAATGTGTTGACGTACTTAATGGGTAAGGCAGAAGGGTTAACTGGCGAAGAAATTCGTAAACAAGAAGGCATGACGCAGAATCAATACAATGCTGCTCAGAAGAGACTGAGTAGATATCGTAATGCCAATTATCCAAGGGGGAACAGAAATGAGTAGCAGGGACATTTCATATCTCCAAGCACTTTGTAATATATCTGATGATTACTTGGACTATCTGGATAGTTTAAGTGATGAAGAAATACACGAAGAACATAATGATGTCTTCGGAGATAAATCTAATGAAAGAATTGAATCAATAACATCATTATTTAATGATGTTATATCCTTAGAAAAGAAAACATTGGTGTCATGTTTAGCAGAGGAAGAGACAACTAAGCCAATAGATCGTGCAATAGTTGGTAGTATTTTAAAAAAGTACGGAAGTTTAAAAGATTTTTTTGTTAAAGGTTTTTTAAATAATTCAAATATGCCTTCAAATATGACTTTGCAATATAGAAATATGACAGACATTACTAATGAAGACATCGAATTGTTAATTGAGACTTTATATGAACATGGGGAACTTCAAATCGAGGAAGATGATTCTTAATGCGTTTCACTAAACCATATGATTTTTTAAATTATTTTGGTGTATCCAAGCCGGAAGAGATTCGATTAAATGTTTTGTCTTTGGGATGTAATGCTAAAATAAAGCACAAAACGTTAACAGGGTGTGAAGCATATATTATTGGTGTTGGTGACAATGCCACAATATTTGTATCAAATGAAGTGGGCAGAGCTAGGCAAAGATTTTGTATTGGGCATGAGTTGGGACATTGGATGTTGGATCGAGGAACTCCGCGATTCAGCTGTACGGAAAAAGACATAGGTGGGCATAATATATTTCAAATGGGAGTTGAAGCAAGGGCTAATAGATATGCAGCTGATTTGTTGATGCCAGAGTTCTTGTTTAAGCCAGCGTGCTCTGACATGGATATGGATCTAAATTCTGTAAGAGAGTTGAGTCGTTTGTTTAGAACAAGTTTGATGGCTACTGCAATTAGATTTGTTAAATTTGGTTCCTATCCAGCTATTTTCGCATGGTATAACGGAAAGAATGGTGAGTTAATTCGCTTTGTGTCTTGCCCAGATCTCCCAGCATGGTTGCGTCCCAGCGACAATTTGCATCATGAAACATATGCTATGGAAATATTATGTGGTAAAATGGCTGATTCTGGAGGTCCTAAACCTGTGCAGGCTAGTTGCTGGTTTAACACGCGAAATGCTTATGAACATGATGTGCATGAACACTCCATAAAGGGATACGGGGATATGGTCTTAACTATGTTATGGTGGAAAGATGAATCAATGCTTGAAGAATTTCTTTAGCCGTAGTCGTATGTAGCAACTTGACCAAGTTGATGAAGATAAAATTTTCGGCAAATATCGTGAAAAACAGGCCCTAAATGGCTCCCTTGGATATTCCGGGGAGCCTGTTTTTTGGTACATTATCGTCGCGGGACTATGTAAGAGGAAATGGGGCCTTATTCCAAGCATTTCTCAAGCTTCCGAACAGCCTCAGCATGCTTCTTGGCGTTCTTCCTCAGCTTCTCAATATTATGCAGCTTCCAAAGCACGGCAGGAAGTTGAGCGGCGTGAGGGATTTCCAGAAGTTCCCATTCAGGATTTCCTTTTTTGACGGAGAGCAGGAATTGCTTGTCGTCATCGCTTAGGCCAGACTTGATTTCTTGGACCAACTGGGCGCGGGTGGCTTCCAGTTTTTCAAGGGCAACTTCAGTCTGTGTCATCCCACGGAATTCTTTTTCGTAGGCATCGGTTAAGGGTTGGAAATTGGGGGTCAGAATTTCCGACATTGGGCGATTGTGTCCCAGTAGGTAGACGAGAAATGCCTTTCGGATTTTCTCGGTCAGCCCTTCGGTGTCGAGAAGTTGGGCCACATCAAAAAGATCACGTGGATGTTGGCGATCCAGCGCAGCGCATATTTTCCCACCGTACAGATCATGAATGGAAAGGCGGCGTACCTCTGCTGCCATTTCAAAGCGGCGTTCAACTTCCGGCTGTAGGTCCGAATATTCTGTCTCATATACTGTGCCGCGAATGGTGGCATTGGGTTCAATCTTGACCATTACCCCATCGTGCTTGATTAAGACTTTGGGAGCGGCATTGTTTGGCGCGGTCAGATTTACTGCTGCGGTAGGCATGATTCTTTCCACCTGCTTCGCAAGTCTTTGCATGCTTTCTGAAATATCACGCAGGGCTGTCTTGCGGTCATTGATTGGGCAGTAAGCAAGGTCAATGTCTACGGACAGGCGTGGCAGGTTCCAAAGGAAGAAGTTCAGGGCCGTACCGCCTTTCAGGGCGAGGAATGCTGAACCGTCACCGTTGGGATGGTCATATTCAATCAGGGACAAGACACGCAGCAGGATGCGCACCTGCTTTTCGTATTTATTCAAAACAGTTCCTCTTCATTGTTCTTGGGGACGGTGATGTTGAATTCTTTATCCAGCATGCCGTTTTTTACTATTTCGCGTTTGCCGGAGCCTAAT
This sequence is a window from Desulfovibrio sp. JC010. Protein-coding genes within it:
- a CDS encoding nucleotidyl transferase AbiEii/AbiGii toxin family protein, giving the protein MNKYEKQVRILLRVLSLIEYDHPNGDGSAFLALKGGTALNFFLWNLPRLSVDIDLAYCPINDRKTALRDISESMQRLAKQVERIMPTAAVNLTAPNNAAPKVLIKHDGVMVKIEPNATIRGTVYETEYSDLQPEVERRFEMAAEVRRLSIHDLYGGKICAALDRQHPRDLFDVAQLLDTEGLTEKIRKAFLVYLLGHNRPMSEILTPNFQPLTDAYEKEFRGMTQTEVALEKLEATRAQLVQEIKSGLSDDDKQFLLSVKKGNPEWELLEIPHAAQLPAVLWKLHNIEKLRKNAKKHAEAVRKLEKCLE
- a CDS encoding multiubiquitin domain-containing protein, which encodes MTPDQTCFKVKIDDSMFEFGETMVTGHQLLTIAHKHPLDEHIIYQKLKDGQFEEIRLEESVDLSQPGLERFKTFRSAESYRFTVDGRKFEWGAPVITGRRLKKFADVAPDTYDVWMNVRGKGEDQIISNREEVRLDTPGLERFYTEQVSITIIINGRPHEINKRSLSFTELVQLAFPNVQPAPNTIHTIVFKNGPEENPQGSLVEGQTIIISERMIINVTKTDKS
- a CDS encoding ImmA/IrrE family metallo-endopeptidase; this encodes MRFTKPYDFLNYFGVSKPEEIRLNVLSLGCNAKIKHKTLTGCEAYIIGVGDNATIFVSNEVGRARQRFCIGHELGHWMLDRGTPRFSCTEKDIGGHNIFQMGVEARANRYAADLLMPEFLFKPACSDMDMDLNSVRELSRLFRTSLMATAIRFVKFGSYPAIFAWYNGKNGELIRFVSCPDLPAWLRPSDNLHHETYAMEILCGKMADSGGPKPVQASCWFNTRNAYEHDVHEHSIKGYGDMVLTMLWWKDESMLEEFL